The Hyperolius riggenbachi isolate aHypRig1 chromosome 3, aHypRig1.pri, whole genome shotgun sequence genome window below encodes:
- the LOC137561709 gene encoding transmembrane O-methyltransferase homolog: MASVYSALALGILGPLCAGAAWIFYRRHGQPRGRRTIDKKTQQALRRYVLLESTHGKPHSVLKTFREYTKQNHLVREMMFSPEQDIYLEEAVRECSPTMALVLGTQCGYSAIRLLSLLPPGGRVYAVEEDDTILESAEEMILVSGYKNHQFSLLCKDPVDAILALHHQFGQKKVDLVIIDCDKYIPSFKALTEAGLLYPGTLILLHNINHSTAKEFVDHLENAEHYRVVDGCLGLIKVQHVGPS; encoded by the exons ATGGCTTCGGTTTACTCAGCCCTTGCTCTTGGAATCTTGGGGCCTCTGTGCGCTGGAGCAGCCTGGATCTTCTACAGACGCCACGGTCAGCCACGGGGCAGGAGAACCATAGATAAGAAGACTCAGCAGGCCCTCCGCCGCTATGTGCTGCTGGAGTCCACCCATGGGAAGCCACACAGCGTTCTCAAAACCTTCAGGGAATACACCAAGCAGAACCACCTGGTCAGGGAGATGATGTTCTCTCCAGAACAAG ATATTTACCTGGAAGAGGCAGTGAGGGAGTGTTCCCCAACAATGGCCCTTGTGCTGGGTACTCAGTGTGGTTATTCTGCCATTAGGCTGCTGTCTCTACTGCCCCCTGGTGGGAGAGTATATGCTGTAGAAGAAGATGATACTATATTGGAATCAGCAGAAGAAATGATCTTGGTTTCTGGATACAAGAATCatcag TTCTCATTGTTGTGTAAGGATCCAGTAGATGCCATCCTTGCCCTTCATCACCAGTTTGGCCAGAAGAAGGTGGATTTGGTAATAATAGACTGTGATAAGTATATTCCGAGCTTCAAAGCTTTGACCGAGGCTGGACTCCTTTATCCCGGAACCTTAATACTTCTCCATAACATCAACCACTCAACAGCCAAGGAATTTGTGGACCATCTTGAAAATGCTGAACATTATAGAGTTGTGGATGGTTGCCTGGGACTAATAAAAGTACAACATGTTGGACCAAGCTAG